Proteins co-encoded in one Brassica oleracea var. oleracea cultivar TO1000 chromosome C4, BOL, whole genome shotgun sequence genomic window:
- the LOC106337526 gene encoding protein YLS9-like produces MQQQDPNSRPATGYPYPYPYPNQQPPPASAANGYPYQNYHAPHPDPRALLIRRLFIALMVSILIFGLILFIFLIVVRPQLPTVYINSLSVSNFNVSNNQLTGNWDLRLRFENPNSKMSLYYDTVLCAVYYGDDSLSETRLQPFDQGTKDQTPINATLSVSGTYVERQLADSIGKARAEKGSVEFDLRMASVVTFRYGVYRRRRYVRVYCDDVAVGVPGNSSSGKMVGSDKRCNSY; encoded by the coding sequence ATGCAGCAGCAAGACCCGAACTCCAGACCCGCCACTGGGTATCCCTACCCGTATCCTTACCCGAATCAACAACCACCACCCGCATCCGCCGCCAACGGCTACCCATACCAAAACTACCACGCGCCTCACCCCGATCCACGCGCTCTCCTAATCCGCCGCCTCTTCATAGCCCTGATGGTCTCCATCCTCATCTTCGGCCTCATCCTCTTCATCTTCCTCATCGTCGTCCGCCCCCAGCTCCCGACCGTCTACATCAATTCCCTCTCCGTCTCCAACTTCAACGTCTCCAACAACCAGCTCACCGGAAACTGGGACCTCCGCCTACGATTCGAAAACCCTAACTCCAAGATGTCGCTCTACTACGACACCGTCCTCTGCGCCGTGTACTACGGCGACGATTCCCTCTCCGAGACGCGGCTGCAGCCGTTCGATCAGGGGACCAAGGATCAGACTCCGATCAACGCGACGCTCTCTGTCTCCGGGACTTACGTGGAGCGTCAGTTGGCTGATTCGATCGGGAAAGCGAGAGCGGAGAAAGGAAGCGTGGAGTTTGATTTGAGGATGGCTTCTGTGGTTACTTTCCGGTATGGAGTGTACCGGAGGAGGAGGTACGTCAGGGTTTACTGTGATGACGTGGCGGTTGGTGTTCCGGGGAATAGTAGTTCAGGGAAGATGGTTGGGTCGGACAAGAGATGCAATTCTTATTGA